The bacterium genome includes a region encoding these proteins:
- a CDS encoding Arm DNA-binding domain-containing protein — MKNPEPAYRKRRWKSVDGSVKTKWIVEWRAIDPGTGERKEKRRGGFLTKTQAQTWVRDHLKPALEAGHMHPDDLMHARQQE; from the coding sequence ATGAAGAACCCGGAACCGGCCTACCGAAAGAGGCGATGGAAAAGCGTCGATGGATCGGTTAAGACGAAGTGGATAGTCGAGTGGCGAGCCATTGATCCCGGGACGGGCGAGCGAAAGGAGAAGCGTAGAGGTGGTTTCCTCACCAAGACGCAGGCACAGACCTGGGTGCGGGATCATCTCAAGCCCGCCCTGGAAGCCGGCCACATGCATCCGGACGATCTGATGCACGCTCGGCAGCAGGAGTGA
- the radC gene encoding DNA repair protein RadC: protein MKRKARAYPKVHTGTIQLIREVSDNPVVKISRSDDVFKLLRDVQQRDRESFFCLHLNTKNEVMAIDEVSRGTVNQSLVHPREVFKAAILSNAHTIIIAHNHPSGDPTPSRQDRDVTRRLVQAGELLGIRILDHVIVGYGDYHSFADNGELDCGRRLS from the coding sequence ATGAAGCGAAAGGCAAGAGCGTATCCGAAGGTTCACACCGGAACGATCCAGTTGATTCGCGAGGTCAGCGACAATCCGGTCGTCAAAATATCACGATCCGACGATGTATTCAAACTTCTCCGAGACGTACAGCAGCGCGACAGAGAGTCGTTCTTCTGCCTGCACCTAAACACGAAGAACGAAGTCATGGCGATCGACGAGGTCAGCCGTGGCACCGTCAACCAGTCGCTCGTTCACCCGAGGGAGGTTTTCAAGGCAGCGATTCTATCGAACGCGCACACGATCATCATCGCGCACAATCACCCCAGCGGCGATCCAACGCCATCGCGACAGGACCGCGACGTGACACGTCGTCTTGTTCAGGCGGGCGAACTGTTGGGTATCAGGATCCTAGACCACGTCATTGTCGGCTATGGCGACTACCATAGCTTTGCCGACAACGGCGAGCTGGACTGTGGTCGACGCCTGTCCTGA
- the aroE gene encoding shikimate dehydrogenase: MSAITGRTRLLGVMGWPVEHSRSPIMHAAAIQAAGLDYAYVPLAVAPEKLAEAVRGLAAMGFRGSNVTIPHKVAVAELMDELSPAARQIGAVNTIVVEPDGRLRGENTDAYGAFGAIKNQTGRSAQGRDVLVIGAGGAARAAACGAAERGAQRVILLNRTREKAEALAHDFAQSCPETEFAVIDQLAPGNLAPGAFILQMTSLGMKGDDPLPADPGTFPKDAVVLEAVYAPPVTPFLQACRANGLRTVDGLAMLVAQGARSLEIWTEATIDREVMREALES, encoded by the coding sequence ATGTCCGCAATCACTGGCCGCACTCGATTACTGGGAGTCATGGGGTGGCCCGTGGAACACAGTCGATCGCCCATCATGCATGCAGCCGCGATCCAGGCCGCCGGGCTCGACTACGCGTACGTCCCGCTGGCGGTCGCGCCGGAGAAACTGGCTGAAGCCGTTCGCGGCCTGGCGGCCATGGGTTTCAGAGGATCGAACGTCACGATTCCCCATAAGGTGGCCGTGGCCGAGTTAATGGACGAACTCTCCCCCGCCGCTAGACAGATCGGCGCCGTGAACACAATCGTCGTGGAACCGGATGGACGGCTGCGCGGCGAGAACACCGACGCCTATGGGGCCTTTGGCGCGATCAAGAACCAGACGGGCCGTTCCGCACAAGGACGCGATGTGCTGGTGATCGGAGCAGGAGGCGCCGCCCGAGCGGCCGCCTGTGGAGCAGCCGAGCGCGGCGCCCAACGCGTGATTCTGCTGAACCGCACTCGCGAGAAGGCGGAAGCCCTCGCACACGACTTCGCTCAGTCCTGTCCCGAAACGGAATTCGCGGTCATCGACCAATTGGCGCCAGGCAATCTAGCCCCCGGGGCTTTTATTCTGCAGATGACCAGCCTCGGCATGAAAGGCGACGATCCGCTGCCGGCGGACCCGGGCACCTTCCCGAAGGACGCCGTTGTGCTGGAAGCCGTCTACGCCCCTCCCGTCACGCCGTTTCTGCAGGCCTGTCGCGCCAATGGCCTGCGAACCGTCGATGGCCTGGCGATGCTCGTTGCCCAGGGCGCCCGCTCGCTCGAAATCTGGACCGAGGCTACAATCGATCGCGAAGTCATGCGCGAGGCGCTGGAAAGCTGA
- a CDS encoding shikimate kinase, giving the protein MSTRCVVLTGLMGAGKTEVGRELADMLGYEFIDTDTLVASRAGKSINQIFDQEGETTFRKMEREIIEELKDTKGAVISVGGGAPTDAANRAILNRLGHVVYLKASPKELFLRMKNDQSRPLLRTKDPEGRLRELLSEREFVYEQANITIDTEDLTVPEVVDKLIDEMAKRTVETQME; this is encoded by the coding sequence ATGTCGACTCGTTGCGTCGTTTTGACGGGACTAATGGGAGCCGGGAAGACAGAAGTCGGCCGCGAACTGGCCGATATGCTGGGATATGAATTCATTGATACGGATACTTTGGTGGCGTCCCGCGCGGGCAAGTCCATCAACCAGATCTTTGATCAGGAAGGCGAAACCACCTTCCGCAAAATGGAACGCGAAATTATCGAAGAACTGAAAGATACGAAGGGCGCCGTGATCAGCGTCGGCGGAGGCGCACCGACAGACGCAGCAAACCGCGCCATCCTCAATCGACTCGGCCACGTCGTTTACCTGAAGGCCTCGCCCAAAGAACTCTTCCTGCGCATGAAGAACGATCAGTCGCGCCCGCTGCTGCGGACGAAGGACCCCGAAGGGCGCCTGCGCGAGTTGCTCTCCGAGCGCGAATTCGTCTACGAACAAGCCAACATCACGATCGATACCGAGGACCTGACCGTACCCGAGGTTGTCGACAAGCTGATCGACGAAATGGCAAAACGGACCGTCGAGACGCAGATGGAATAA
- a CDS encoding helix-turn-helix domain-containing protein: protein MQPSQRQSRSISQLMTVQEVADYLHVSEKSFRHIMARGDGPSQYRLGPRTIRFLREDVETWLMDRANPKRRH, encoded by the coding sequence ATGCAACCATCACAAAGACAAAGCAGATCCATTTCCCAGCTAATGACCGTCCAGGAAGTTGCAGATTACCTGCACGTGTCGGAGAAGTCTTTCCGCCACATTATGGCTCGCGGTGACGGACCAAGCCAGTACCGGCTCGGTCCGCGCACGATCCGATTCCTTCGCGAGGACGTCGAGACTTGGCTGATGGATCGAGCAAATCCCAAACGTCGACACTGA
- a CDS encoding glycosyltransferase family 4 protein → MTDSPANRPLRIFHINMHLKWGGQPNRVLMTSEGLRTLGHHVCVSGPRGAMLTERARAKGFDTFEDLDLARGFKPLSMRRDVRALRAHFEEQKYDVIDTHGSQDTWAVAFALRGMADPPAFVRTRHNTFPVATHLLNRWLYRKIDHIITISPQVIPLMAGLKDESAFTPIYSAPDPKRFDVGDCRDDVRTEFGIAPDEPLIGVVARLAPEKGHRYLLEAAPQILAKHPKTKFLFIGTGRSRTAIEEQVEQLDIKDRVILTGFREDVPRLLQGVDLFVLPPDSGESLGTSILEAFLMKRPVVATDVGGVRESVRDGETGRLVPPAKPDALAEAIIDQLDHPDRAKEWALAGHALVQEIFTPENIARQTEAVYRKAIAARGH, encoded by the coding sequence TTGACGGACAGCCCGGCAAATCGGCCCCTGCGGATCTTCCACATCAATATGCACCTGAAGTGGGGCGGCCAGCCCAACCGCGTCCTGATGACGTCGGAGGGACTGCGCACGCTGGGCCATCACGTCTGCGTGTCGGGCCCACGGGGGGCGATGCTGACCGAACGCGCCCGCGCCAAGGGCTTCGATACGTTCGAGGACCTGGATCTGGCCCGTGGCTTCAAGCCGCTCTCGATGCGCCGCGATGTCAGGGCCCTGCGCGCGCACTTCGAAGAGCAGAAATACGATGTGATCGACACCCACGGCAGCCAGGACACCTGGGCCGTGGCCTTCGCACTGCGCGGAATGGCTGACCCCCCGGCCTTCGTCCGCACCCGCCACAACACCTTCCCCGTCGCGACGCACCTGCTGAACCGCTGGCTGTATCGCAAAATCGACCACATCATCACGATCAGCCCCCAGGTCATCCCGCTGATGGCCGGGCTCAAGGACGAGTCCGCCTTCACGCCGATCTACTCCGCGCCGGACCCGAAACGCTTCGATGTTGGCGATTGCCGCGACGACGTTCGCACGGAGTTCGGCATCGCGCCCGACGAACCCCTGATCGGCGTCGTCGCACGCCTGGCCCCCGAAAAAGGGCACCGCTACTTGCTCGAAGCAGCCCCACAGATCCTGGCGAAACATCCCAAGACCAAGTTCCTCTTCATCGGCACCGGACGCAGCCGCACGGCCATCGAAGAGCAAGTCGAACAGCTTGACATCAAGGATCGCGTCATCCTGACCGGATTCCGAGAAGACGTTCCCCGCCTGCTGCAGGGAGTCGACCTCTTTGTCCTCCCTCCGGATTCCGGCGAAAGTCTAGGAACATCAATCCTTGAGGCCTTCTTGATGAAGCGCCCCGTCGTCGCCACTGACGTGGGCGGCGTCCGCGAATCCGTCCGCGACGGGGAGACAGGGCGCCTTGTTCCGCCCGCCAAGCCAGACGCCTTGGCGGAGGCCATCATCGATCAGCTCGATCACCCCGATCGAGCCAAGGAATGGGCCCTGGCGGGACATGCTCTTGTTCAGGAGATCTTTACGCCGGAAAACATCGCCCGCCAGACCGAGGCCGTCTACCGCAAGGCCATCGCCGCCCGCGGGCACTGA
- a CDS encoding tyrosine-type recombinase/integrase has protein sequence MQEKPLELKKYERAPSIDLLMQKVGGLLHSLEMQIASSLLFPSPVSGGPLTDLPKGYTQAVEQAGLKERGVCFHTLRHTYASFLVKAGVDLPTIQQLMGHADIKTTMRYAHIGDSHVVQSGAKVPSLFKKEKPDEDPVQTAKVVKM, from the coding sequence ATGCAGGAGAAACCGCTAGAGCTGAAGAAGTACGAACGGGCACCCTCGATCGATCTTCTCATGCAAAAGGTTGGAGGGCTGCTCCATTCGCTCGAGATGCAGATCGCTTCGTCGCTTCTGTTCCCCAGCCCGGTGTCGGGAGGTCCATTGACGGACTTACCAAAGGGATACACCCAGGCCGTTGAGCAAGCTGGACTAAAGGAGCGGGGCGTGTGTTTTCACACGTTGCGGCACACGTACGCTTCGTTCCTGGTCAAAGCCGGCGTGGACCTTCCAACCATTCAGCAGCTCATGGGTCACGCCGACATCAAGACGACAATGCGCTACGCTCACATCGGCGACTCGCATGTCGTTCAATCCGGTGCCAAGGTGCCGAGTCTATTCAAGAAGGAGAAACCCGACGAGGATCCGGTGCAGACGGCGAAGGTCGTCAAGATGTAA
- a CDS encoding AAA family ATPase, which translates to MHALASYLKKYVERHFAAALLRDPTASVRPVLIGPPDEANRELFSLLTGGGTHDWQVPCGGKPQEVIVLLVDSRETPSGEALSQVCNWDYAVSVRNSAPLVLMLASRHSWDVRPESLANTTETIGKVGTLRSNEDPLQSHLANVVADKIGLSADQATELLDIVCRDSSSLDPSSRDSALWEVINRLLSTDKTGSAMDDGSRATGLPVPGNASIGFQRAYQTLDSLSQFIAREGLQSAVQQMKATDAAKRHSVESDLDGLLAHLAPQLTSPTLMSTAPIHFYRAGPPSPQWYNSLSAVIIEDLLSELTQGTDQGRMRLVCNNALQAANPLRKGPYVVIQDVELAASCQSGQAPSDTIFTRKIDRTDSAQLAQSGQDPLRISDPRPPEHLKAIKYSVAAANLRPGTIQVISLDSFACGGLVVISGADRSSIPIQTRRSKSWSQELSISRGGATELTVYHSTTASRVCLSGTGETPICQQVPPGSPCTRFKVDIENNDEFHVEVRGPDNDLMGEWTLRIAVQEPTEISKSRLEALISEHRSRKGKCIPHAPDTWIHRLELGSYLTSKESWRPILACWGSKDIGHAPIQWEGTRLLGNIEPSIDPRPNLSPPESLLNAREAVRIRLHDEQRCISEIELDRPDLAPLFLEYLKQYVQWLEQDQVGASWVDVIALFAAEWNPQAGREIATDEPVVILLSPLHPLRLCWHAIAQRQLRESLELDCRCPAAGLLGPMQCPDASVLHLWNGNELKARSFFALPCEHTNWSVLINTSFLDKSESRGWAMRRLAELGLDVRTITGGFTANQTQDSLEEVAQLLPARATLRIGIVGDAEASSECGRGVLRWSEEQYAEDTFRARGCLGVEVFDTRGGGDPSPEMLANLSEITGEQVRWFRRDSSAIDSSIDLTIIDQLGVRKHEGIRGATRSAITPGGTFRIRIRRDFSAARSIVESRVASTRLTGEDLPELLARAIQKYEEQAALKTDCSQFRFIPNSDAIGSRLGESTYLSITSSQVDPACIVRGTIGQTGYMWNYELPGVLGEGAASSLGYYLVARPNQAMNDAISRAAALIVDPPPSVKDLLEEISRRGIPILKRLAAGGSQSRGELGLLLAARLLQDSFRGGNIESRLPVQKGECLHFVLPVDPYRELLSRLRDSRMEKSGTLQRPDLLVLGIQLSADAEPVRIKMTPVEVKFRAQGASPSEMRAHLCQAQNLGDLLNLFYCKFEETELWRTCTAALLSQILDFGFRIYGDPTIHQRAVDEWAEIHQRVLQDVLEFKADMIVNAAGRLLIFGDFPETKLADLDGDSRVDTLVISHPDARALLLGEAPVTQSLDSKVRQMDFSFPNCHSRTTHAKGEESPSYTSHPIQLGQAFPDRAMPEVIITDPSTPSDLETPPDGLLDKPDTTSRTHRLPGFVQAGTSVPQEVRQQVRDAFEGFIGNEPAIMRLTNDLLRALIEQPPHLAKNYLLTGLPSTGKTELARRVAIALGLPFIKLDGRGVSSRNRLFELINGELETHGLSPSQTGQQLGLPVLEYPPLTVFIDEVHLVSRAVQETLLTMLEAADRTVVLSDQVARVDQATFLFATTRASEVDAAFVSRCDEIQLREYFQDEVALMVAGKVRHDEWPEEVYKALATLGRCVPRIAIQLAEALETATIVAEKPKPLLGHLEDVRCAREMDKNGLTPMDFQYLSILERSKGPVGEQNILNLMRTVDKDRILNEVEPFLVRLRFIRHGPRGRELTKEGLDYLLVHRLNDR; encoded by the coding sequence ATGCACGCTCTGGCTAGCTACTTAAAGAAATACGTTGAGAGACACTTTGCTGCAGCCCTTTTGAGGGATCCGACGGCATCTGTTCGACCCGTCCTGATCGGCCCCCCGGACGAAGCCAATCGAGAGCTATTCTCACTCCTCACAGGGGGAGGCACGCACGACTGGCAAGTCCCATGCGGAGGCAAGCCGCAGGAAGTGATCGTGTTGCTTGTGGATTCCCGTGAAACTCCCTCAGGAGAGGCGCTCTCACAAGTGTGCAACTGGGACTATGCAGTTTCAGTTCGCAACTCTGCGCCCCTGGTATTGATGCTTGCAAGCCGACACTCCTGGGATGTCCGTCCAGAATCACTGGCCAATACCACGGAAACCATCGGAAAAGTCGGCACACTGCGCTCCAATGAGGATCCTCTGCAATCTCACCTAGCAAATGTAGTTGCGGATAAAATCGGTTTGTCAGCAGATCAGGCCACAGAACTTCTGGATATCGTTTGCCGTGATTCCAGTTCCTTGGATCCGAGCTCGAGAGACTCCGCATTGTGGGAGGTGATCAATCGGTTGCTTTCAACTGACAAAACAGGATCTGCCATGGACGATGGCTCTCGAGCAACTGGACTTCCAGTTCCGGGCAATGCATCAATTGGTTTCCAGCGGGCGTATCAGACTCTCGATAGTCTCTCCCAATTCATTGCTAGAGAGGGGCTCCAATCTGCCGTTCAACAAATGAAAGCAACTGATGCCGCTAAGCGCCACAGCGTGGAGTCAGATCTTGATGGGCTGCTGGCACACCTTGCGCCCCAACTAACCTCTCCTACCCTGATGTCAACTGCACCAATCCACTTCTATCGGGCGGGACCTCCATCCCCTCAGTGGTACAATTCTCTATCAGCGGTCATCATCGAGGATCTGCTTTCGGAACTCACTCAGGGCACTGATCAGGGGCGCATGCGACTCGTATGCAACAATGCACTCCAAGCTGCCAATCCCCTTCGCAAGGGACCCTACGTTGTCATTCAGGACGTGGAATTAGCGGCGTCTTGCCAAAGTGGACAGGCTCCATCTGACACAATCTTCACACGCAAAATCGATCGCACAGATTCAGCCCAACTGGCACAATCAGGACAAGATCCACTCCGAATTTCTGACCCTAGACCTCCCGAGCATTTGAAGGCCATCAAATATTCCGTTGCCGCCGCGAATCTACGCCCCGGCACCATTCAGGTCATATCACTCGATTCATTTGCCTGCGGCGGACTCGTGGTCATAAGCGGAGCTGATCGGAGCTCAATCCCCATCCAAACTCGAAGGAGCAAATCCTGGAGCCAGGAGCTCTCCATTTCTCGGGGAGGGGCCACTGAGTTGACCGTCTATCACTCCACGACAGCTTCAAGGGTTTGCCTGAGCGGAACGGGAGAGACACCCATTTGCCAGCAAGTGCCTCCAGGTTCTCCATGCACGCGATTCAAAGTCGACATCGAGAACAACGATGAGTTCCATGTGGAGGTACGTGGCCCAGATAATGACCTGATGGGTGAGTGGACACTTCGGATTGCGGTGCAAGAACCTACAGAAATCTCGAAGTCTCGCCTGGAGGCACTCATATCAGAGCACCGCTCCAGGAAGGGCAAATGCATCCCCCATGCTCCAGATACATGGATTCACCGCCTGGAGCTCGGATCCTATTTGACGTCAAAGGAGAGCTGGCGCCCTATCCTAGCGTGTTGGGGGAGTAAGGACATTGGACATGCACCGATCCAGTGGGAGGGCACGCGGCTGCTCGGTAACATTGAACCATCTATTGATCCGCGCCCCAATCTTTCTCCCCCAGAATCTCTTCTCAATGCCCGGGAGGCTGTGCGGATCAGGCTGCACGATGAACAGCGGTGTATTTCTGAGATTGAGTTGGATCGCCCTGATCTCGCCCCTTTGTTTCTTGAGTATCTAAAGCAATATGTTCAGTGGCTCGAACAGGATCAGGTTGGTGCCAGTTGGGTGGACGTTATCGCTCTATTTGCTGCGGAATGGAATCCTCAAGCAGGACGCGAAATCGCAACAGATGAGCCGGTCGTAATTCTTCTCTCACCGCTCCACCCACTGCGGCTGTGTTGGCATGCCATAGCGCAGCGTCAGTTAAGGGAATCGCTGGAGCTTGACTGCCGCTGTCCCGCGGCTGGGCTTCTGGGTCCCATGCAGTGTCCAGATGCTTCGGTTCTTCACTTGTGGAATGGTAATGAGCTCAAGGCACGCTCCTTCTTCGCCCTTCCGTGCGAGCATACAAACTGGAGCGTGCTAATAAATACCAGCTTCTTGGACAAATCCGAATCTCGTGGTTGGGCGATGCGCCGACTTGCTGAACTGGGTTTAGATGTGCGTACAATAACGGGCGGCTTCACGGCCAACCAGACCCAAGATAGCCTCGAGGAGGTCGCCCAATTACTCCCGGCGCGAGCTACGTTACGAATCGGGATAGTTGGAGACGCAGAAGCCTCTAGCGAATGTGGAAGAGGAGTCTTGAGATGGAGTGAGGAGCAGTACGCGGAGGATACCTTCCGTGCGCGTGGCTGTCTTGGGGTCGAGGTGTTTGATACGCGAGGGGGGGGCGATCCATCTCCGGAAATGCTTGCGAACCTGTCGGAAATCACCGGGGAACAAGTGCGCTGGTTCAGAAGAGACTCGAGCGCTATCGATTCTTCAATTGATCTGACCATAATCGACCAACTTGGCGTGCGGAAGCACGAAGGAATTCGAGGAGCAACCAGATCGGCAATCACGCCGGGCGGGACATTTCGAATTCGCATCCGTCGGGATTTCTCTGCAGCCCGCTCCATAGTGGAGTCCCGTGTTGCTTCAACTCGCTTGACTGGTGAAGACTTACCAGAGTTGCTCGCGCGAGCGATTCAGAAGTATGAGGAACAAGCAGCCCTCAAAACTGACTGCTCTCAGTTCCGATTTATCCCCAACAGCGATGCCATCGGTAGCCGTCTCGGAGAATCAACTTACCTTTCGATAACTTCAAGTCAGGTGGATCCTGCATGCATAGTCCGCGGTACGATTGGCCAGACGGGCTACATGTGGAACTATGAGCTACCGGGAGTGCTGGGGGAGGGGGCGGCAAGCAGTCTTGGGTATTATCTGGTCGCGCGTCCCAATCAAGCGATGAACGATGCTATCAGTCGTGCCGCTGCGCTTATCGTTGATCCCCCACCTTCGGTGAAGGATCTGCTAGAGGAGATCTCAAGACGCGGAATTCCGATTCTGAAGCGTTTGGCTGCGGGAGGAAGTCAATCGCGTGGTGAATTGGGACTCCTTCTCGCAGCCCGCCTACTGCAGGATTCATTTCGAGGCGGAAACATTGAGTCTCGGCTACCCGTCCAGAAGGGAGAATGCCTCCACTTCGTTCTTCCGGTAGATCCCTACAGGGAGCTACTATCCCGATTGCGCGACTCCAGGATGGAGAAATCTGGCACGCTTCAACGACCCGATCTTCTCGTACTGGGAATCCAGTTGTCCGCCGATGCGGAGCCAGTTCGCATCAAGATGACTCCTGTGGAGGTCAAATTTCGGGCTCAAGGAGCAAGCCCCTCCGAGATGCGAGCCCATCTTTGCCAAGCCCAGAATCTGGGTGACCTACTGAACTTATTCTACTGCAAGTTCGAAGAAACAGAGCTCTGGCGAACATGTACTGCAGCGTTGCTCTCACAGATTCTTGACTTTGGCTTTCGCATTTATGGCGACCCGACGATCCATCAAAGGGCAGTTGATGAATGGGCTGAGATACACCAGCGAGTCTTGCAGGATGTCTTGGAGTTCAAAGCAGATATGATTGTGAATGCTGCAGGTCGCCTGCTGATCTTTGGCGACTTCCCTGAGACAAAGCTGGCCGATTTGGATGGGGATTCAAGAGTGGATACTCTGGTCATCTCTCATCCGGACGCTCGCGCCCTGCTACTCGGAGAGGCACCCGTGACTCAAAGCCTCGACTCGAAGGTAAGACAAATGGATTTTTCTTTCCCAAACTGTCACAGTCGGACGACCCATGCCAAAGGTGAGGAGTCTCCTTCCTACACCTCACACCCTATCCAACTGGGGCAGGCCTTCCCAGATCGTGCTATGCCAGAAGTGATCATTACGGATCCATCGACGCCTTCCGATTTGGAGACTCCACCTGACGGGCTACTGGACAAGCCTGACACTACTAGTCGCACACATCGACTCCCAGGTTTCGTGCAGGCAGGTACGTCTGTGCCCCAGGAGGTGAGACAGCAGGTTCGGGACGCATTTGAGGGATTTATCGGAAATGAACCCGCGATAATGCGCCTGACTAACGATCTTCTACGGGCTCTCATTGAGCAGCCACCTCATCTTGCGAAGAACTACCTCCTCACGGGACTTCCCAGTACTGGCAAGACCGAGTTGGCACGTCGTGTCGCCATCGCACTTGGACTGCCCTTCATCAAGCTAGATGGCCGAGGCGTTTCCAGTCGCAACAGACTGTTCGAGTTGATCAACGGAGAACTCGAGACGCACGGACTATCGCCCTCCCAGACGGGACAACAACTGGGGCTCCCTGTTCTCGAGTATCCCCCACTCACAGTCTTCATAGATGAAGTTCACCTTGTATCGCGCGCAGTTCAGGAGACTCTACTCACGATGCTCGAGGCTGCGGATAGAACCGTGGTTCTGTCCGATCAAGTCGCCCGAGTTGATCAAGCGACATTCCTGTTTGCTACAACACGCGCCTCAGAAGTGGATGCAGCCTTCGTGAGTCGATGCGACGAGATACAGTTGCGCGAGTACTTCCAAGATGAGGTAGCGCTAATGGTTGCGGGGAAGGTAAGACACGATGAGTGGCCGGAGGAAGTCTACAAAGCGTTGGCCACCTTGGGACGGTGCGTGCCACGAATTGCAATCCAGCTTGCAGAGGCGCTTGAGACAGCGACCATCGTGGCCGAAAAGCCAAAGCCCCTGCTGGGCCATCTTGAAGATGTTCGGTGTGCAAGGGAGATGGATAAGAACGGGCTGACTCCGATGGACTTCCAGTATCTGTCGATTCTGGAAAGGTCCAAGGGGCCTGTAGGCGAGCAGAATATCCTTAATCTAATGCGAACAGTCGACAAGGATCGCATATTGAATGAGGTCGAGCCCTTCCTTGTGCGTCTTCGCTTCATTCGACACGGACCACGCGGACGGGAACTCACGAAAGAGGGCCTCGACTACCTCTTGGTCCATCGATTGAATGACCGGTAG
- a CDS encoding DUF1738 domain-containing protein has product MSKKVYEVITDRILKLLSQGTVPWRKPWSSISGLPKNLISEKTYRGVNLFMLAFSGYASPFWVTFRQCKERGGHVRKGEQGWPIIFWKDLRPMESEGKGTDEDEDHPQFVVRYYTVFNATQCEDLDYPQPEIRNADFDPLIQCEQIVAQMPYPPAITHDKAQAFYAPKPDLVNVPPGEFFQTEGEYYSALFHELAHSTGHESRLNRTTLCESKGFGSDPYCREELVAEMTAAMLCGLVGIDGAVIENSAAYIAHWIEKLKEDPKLVVFAASQAQKAADFIVGKSVLSEAN; this is encoded by the coding sequence ATGTCCAAGAAAGTCTACGAAGTCATCACCGACCGAATTCTAAAGCTCCTGTCGCAGGGCACGGTGCCTTGGCGCAAGCCGTGGAGTTCCATTAGTGGCCTTCCGAAGAACTTGATCTCGGAGAAGACCTATCGCGGCGTGAACCTCTTCATGCTGGCATTCTCCGGCTACGCATCGCCCTTTTGGGTGACCTTCAGGCAGTGCAAAGAACGCGGCGGCCACGTTCGCAAAGGCGAGCAGGGCTGGCCAATCATCTTCTGGAAGGACCTTCGCCCCATGGAATCCGAGGGCAAAGGGACTGATGAAGATGAAGATCACCCCCAGTTTGTGGTGCGCTACTACACCGTGTTCAATGCCACACAGTGCGAGGATCTTGATTACCCGCAACCCGAGATTAGGAACGCGGATTTCGATCCCCTGATTCAATGTGAGCAGATAGTGGCACAGATGCCCTATCCGCCAGCGATCACGCACGACAAGGCCCAGGCGTTCTATGCGCCTAAGCCCGATTTGGTGAATGTTCCGCCAGGAGAATTCTTCCAGACGGAAGGGGAGTACTACAGTGCCCTGTTTCACGAACTGGCTCACTCCACAGGCCACGAATCGAGGCTGAACCGCACGACGCTCTGCGAGTCAAAGGGCTTCGGCTCCGATCCGTACTGCCGCGAGGAGCTAGTTGCCGAAATGACAGCGGCAATGCTTTGCGGACTCGTCGGGATCGACGGTGCCGTCATCGAGAACAGTGCCGCCTATATCGCCCACTGGATCGAGAAGCTGAAGGAAGATCCGAAGCTGGTCGTCTTTGCAGCCAGCCAGGCGCAGAAAGCCGCCGATTTCATCGTGGGCAAATCTGTTCTGAGCGAAGCCAACTGA